The Bacteroidales bacterium genome window below encodes:
- a CDS encoding DUF1987 domain-containing protein: MDKLIIKATAKTPDVIFDPENMKFEISGRSLPENVIKTYEPVLKWIDENLSTFTEPLDFNFKVDYLNSASAKMVSLILSKLEDIYKNGTKIQVNWFYFFDDDDILSEGKLLASLKKIPMKLIGVEDED; this comes from the coding sequence ATGGATAAATTAATTATTAAAGCAACGGCAAAAACACCTGATGTGATTTTTGACCCTGAAAATATGAAATTTGAAATTTCGGGAAGATCATTACCTGAAAATGTAATTAAAACTTATGAGCCTGTACTTAAATGGATAGATGAAAATCTTAGTACTTTCACAGAGCCATTAGATTTTAATTTTAAAGTTGATTATTTGAATTCTGCATCTGCAAAAATGGTATCTTTAATTTTAAGCAAACTTGAAGATATTTATAAAAATGGAACAAAAATTCAAGTAAATTGGTTTTATTTTTTTGATGATGATGATATTCTTTCTGAAGGTAAATTGCTTGCTTCACTAAAAAAAATACCAATGAAATTAATTGGTGTAGAAGATGAAGATTAA